A region of the Prevotella melaninogenica genome:
GGAAATTGAAAGGCGTAGGTTCACCGATATAATCAAAGCCTGTCCATATAAACTGTCCTGCACAATATGGAGTATGCTTCACAACATCCCATGTTTGCTCATGTGTAGAACCCCAATAAGCGCAAGAATTGTCATAAGAAGAACAAAGGAAAGTAGGATCTGTGAACGGTCGTTTCTTGCCCGGCATGCGGAAAAGAGAATCACTTGGCATCTTATAATAGCCACGTGTTTGCAAAGCAGAAACCGTTTCGGTCATCAGGAAAGGCTTACCAGGGAAATTCTGTGGTACATCTTTCACTTTTTTTTGATGATAGTTAAAGCCTATCACATCTAAGGCTCCGCTCTTAAATAAGTTGTTATTAGGCGAAACTTCATTACATCCAGCTGTAATCATTCGGGTCGGGTCATAACGACGAACTATAGCAGCCAAAGCCTGGGTAAGCTTTGAATTAAGATTGAGGGTATCACCCTGTGAGAGAGCGGACTTATCCCTTGTATTATTTAATAGGATATTAACATCCTCCAATGCCATTCCTGAGTTATTTACCTTATTCCATTGCTCCAAGACCTCGTTACCAATACTCCAAAGAATAATCGAAGGATGATTGCGATCACGCAGCACCATATCTCTCAGATCACGCTCAAACCATGACTTAAAATACAATGAATAGTCATAAGGGGTCTTTCCTTGTAACCAACTATCAAAGGACTCATCAACAACCAACACACCCAAACTATCACAGAGATTCAGTAACTCTGGAGCTGGAGGATTGTGTGAGCATCTTATCGCATTAACACCCATCTCCATCATCATTTTAACCTGACGATGAAGAGCATCTTCGTTAATCGCTGCACCTAAACAACCCAAGTCACCATGCAGACAAACACCATTAATCTTGATATTCTCACCATTCAAGAAGAATCCCTTTTGAACATCAAACTTTACAGTACGAAGACCTAACTTGAAAGTGTCACAATCGATGACACGATCATTCTCAAGAACTTCTGTTGTAACAGTGTAGAGATAAGGAGAAGAAAGCGACCACAACTTAGGTTTCTGCACACGCATTTGCTGACTAACCATTGTAGCTGAAGCCACAACATTAAGAGCCTTGGAACTTTGAGCAACAACTTCATGATTCTTATTCCAAACCTTTTGACGCACTATCAAACGACGATTACGACCACTAAGATTCTCTATCTGCGTATTAAGCATTACATTTCCAACACCTTTTTTCACTTCTGTGATAGCTTGTACACCCCATTGGGCTACGCGAACATCCGTTGATTTCATAAGATAGACATGGCGATAAATACCACATCCCGTATACCAACGACTGTTAGGTTGCTGGGAGTTATCAACCTTCACTGCAATAACATTATCTCCCTGCTTATTAAGATAAGGTGTAAGGTCAAAGCTAAAACTAATAAATCCATAAGGTCGAGTACCCACAAGCTGACTGTTTACATAAACAGAAGTGTTCATATATGCACCATCGAAATGAAGCGCATAACGTGAACTTGCATCCTTATCTTGTAAGACTAAGTGTTTTCTATACCATCCCTTACCACCAGGAAGGGCTCCTCCATTAGCCCCCGATGGGTGTAGAGCATGGAAGTCTTCTTCTATAGCCCAATCATGTGGGAGGTCTAATAACCGCCAAGCACTATCATCGAATACTGATTGCTGAGGACTATCATCTTGACAAATGGCAAACCGCCAACCATCATCCCATAAGTTACGTTCAAAAGCATGTCCTTCTAAACGATATAAACACAGTAGTAATAGCAGAACAAAACTGCTACGACGCACGAGAGAGAAGGTGGATTTTCTCATATTTTATTAAGTACATTTTTTTTATTCTGCTATTGTGTAAAAACTTCTCTTAAAGGGAAACATTAGTATCTTACTATGTACATAATGACATTAACGGTCCTTTCATACAATTTCCTACCTATGTATTGATGCTTAGCACCAATGGTGTTGACGCCCAGCACCAATGGTGCGGAGCCTTACACGCATTGCAATTTGTCACCAAGAAAAAAGCACTTTACTTATAGCAATTATATTTATAGAATGTTTATTTTCACAAGTTATTTAATGATTACCTTACGTCCATCAACAATATAGACCCCACGTGTAAGCTTGTTTGCCCCCCACCGTTCGGCTACCTTAATCCCATCAAGGGTATAAACAGCACCATCATGCTGAGCTGTGGTTATTATATTGTTCACAGCCGTACTGGCATTATTAATCAGACGAACACTACGCAAGTAATATCCATTACCTGTCACAGCT
Encoded here:
- a CDS encoding glycoside hydrolase family 2 TIM barrel-domain containing protein gives rise to the protein MRKSTFSLVRRSSFVLLLLLCLYRLEGHAFERNLWDDGWRFAICQDDSPQQSVFDDSAWRLLDLPHDWAIEEDFHALHPSGANGGALPGGKGWYRKHLVLQDKDASSRYALHFDGAYMNTSVYVNSQLVGTRPYGFISFSFDLTPYLNKQGDNVIAVKVDNSQQPNSRWYTGCGIYRHVYLMKSTDVRVAQWGVQAITEVKKGVGNVMLNTQIENLSGRNRRLIVRQKVWNKNHEVVAQSSKALNVVASATMVSQQMRVQKPKLWSLSSPYLYTVTTEVLENDRVIDCDTFKLGLRTVKFDVQKGFFLNGENIKINGVCLHGDLGCLGAAINEDALHRQVKMMMEMGVNAIRCSHNPPAPELLNLCDSLGVLVVDESFDSWLQGKTPYDYSLYFKSWFERDLRDMVLRDRNHPSIILWSIGNEVLEQWNKVNNSGMALEDVNILLNNTRDKSALSQGDTLNLNSKLTQALAAIVRRYDPTRMITAGCNEVSPNNNLFKSGALDVIGFNYHQKKVKDVPQNFPGKPFLMTETVSALQTRGYYKMPSDSLFRMPGKKRPFTDPTFLCSSYDNSCAYWGSTHEQTWDVVKHTPYCAGQFIWTGFDYIGEPTPFNFPARSSYFGIVDLAGFPKDCYYMYQSEWTDKPVLHLFPHWNWIEGQTIDLWCYYNQADEVELFINGKSQGVRQKRNDHEYHVAWRVTFEPGEARVVARKNGKVVGEQVRKTAGTPHHIRLTPNRQVLKANGRSLSFVSVEVVDKDGNLCPWAENNIHFSLSGDAKIAGVDNGSPFSLERFQANERRAFFGKCLVVVQAGKKPSNIQLTAKGVDLAPQTINIKSE